The Malus domestica chromosome 17, GDT2T_hap1 genome contains the following window.
CCAATCCTTCACTCTAAAATCTAAACTGTGCAATCCTTTACGGCCATCGGATATATTTCCTTTGAATAGTTCATAATCAAAATGAATAACCTAAGATGCACAAATGAATCAGATACAAAAGAACAGAGTTAGATTGTAAAAGAACGCGTAATAAAAGAGACTTTCAAACAATTTAACTCAATTATGTGAAAGAAATTAAGGTTGCATTCCCGAATCCTTATTACAGATTTCAAAAGGACAAAGTTCCTACAGTTATTAATTTCATGAGTGATATACTATGCTGAATCGCTGATCATGCAATTAGATTTCGGATATTCCACAGACAAAGTATATTACCTCCGCAAATTTACTTATATTTGGAGTAATACTTTTCACAAGAGAGGGATTATCTGACACTAGCACCACCCTAGGTCTTGGGGACTTGCCAAGATTGTGCATGGATTTTTTTATGCAATTCAATGCTGCCTGTGCAGCTCTCACAGACCTGAAATACAGGAGGCAAAACATGTGTCATTGATTAAATTCATAGGGAGAATACATGGcatttctgtgtgtgtgtgcatcGCATGCAAGCTTTCTAATACCAGTTTGATGGTTTACTTCCAATAACTACATCGCCGAGCATGCTTCGGAAAATGTATCAACTAACTGGGGAAGCTTAACGATAATAAAACTTCAAAATGAATTGGCCACAACAATCAAGAAAAACCAAAGGTATTTGTTAATTTCCAACATTAGAAATTCTTATCAACTTTTCACAAAATTACATCCATTTCTGTAATATTCACTGCTTTAACAGGATTAAGATGTCCTACCTCATCAACCCTATATTTCCGAACCTTGTACTTAATCTAATCAAGGAATGAATTAAAAGGGAGGTTGTGTTACTTATTCATGAGCATTCGCATGTGCAGTGAAATATCAGGTTCCGCTCCACCAAGAACCCAATTGACTGCTTCCTGAACATCCACAGAAGGGGTTATAAGCACTCTCATCAGCTCCCCAAATACATTAGGCCGAGAATGGAGATCCTCTGGCTTCCCAAATAAAGTAGAAGCAGCATTCCTCATCCCAGGGTGGATATTCTTCAAGAAAAACTGGGCTGCCACAGCATCATTCGTCCCTTGGAACCTGCATTGTTAACATTAACAATCATGCGACGATATCCAATGATGACGAGTTAACAGAAAGATCGCAACACTTTTATCACTTTACCATATAATGGGTTGCTTCCATTCTATCCAGTTGCTACAAAGAACATTGGTCTGTGCTGGCTTCTCAAAGTCATCACTTCTCATAACCAGTTGCCTTCCATACTTGTTTGCACATTTATTAAGTCTCCAAAGATGCTTAATTTCTCTGATGGTAAAGGAAAAATTGGAATAGGAAATGTAATCCTCAAAAGGGAATTTTCCCCTGCAACAAGCAACACCAATATGAGCACAAGAAAAAGTATATATTGCTGCAACTTAATATGCTTTAGCGGTAAGCAAAATCACCAGCTATTTCTAACAATTCAGGTTACAGCAGGAAGAACATTACTATGaaatacaaaaaaagaaaggctTGAGGAAAGAACCAATATGCCTGGTTTGCCCAATGATCAGGGACCGGTTCAACATTATACTCAACGCTGCACCACTTAAGATTTTGTACATTTCGTTCCCGAAACCCGCCTCTGATGCTTTACCCATCACAAATCCGTGCTGACAAAACTGTTCCGGTGGAAGATTTCTTACCCTGGAAGCACCTGAAATTGAATGAACTGCATGAGCTTCCTTCACCTAAAAGTTCTACTCAATAACTCACAGCTTCTACACTCTAACTCAAAAGTATGATGCCATCAAGTTTGACAAACGCAAATAAGAAATCAATAATCACTTCCATAAAAAGCAGAAAATGTAAAAGTGCGTTCACAATCAGCAGAAAAATTAGCAACAATACCATTCAAGTCAAAGTGATGCTGAATAAACTTCCTGACTCTGAG
Protein-coding sequences here:
- the LOC103404154 gene encoding uncharacterized protein, whose protein sequence is MKEKMSYGVWRRRRVSVGSILIVCALCAGAGLLMLNLRQVDPPTSPDFYMQIGNLDSESENGGGVELETEPQSKSKRNSSSCATVEEMGKEFEGGGFWEESLRVRKFIQHHFDLNGASRVRNLPPEQFCQHGFVMGKASEAGFGNEMYKILSGAALSIMLNRSLIIGQTRGKFPFEDYISYSNFSFTIREIKHLWRLNKCANKYGRQLVMRSDDFEKPAQTNVLCSNWIEWKQPIIWFQGTNDAVAAQFFLKNIHPGMRNAASTLFGKPEDLHSRPNVFGELMRVLITPSVDVQEAVNWVLGGAEPDISLHMRMLMNKSVRAAQAALNCIKKSMHNLGKSPRPRVVLVSDNPSLVKSITPNISKFAEVIHFDYELFKGNISDGRKGLHSLDFRVKDWGPAPRWVAFVDFFLASRAKHAVVSGAHRRVGTTYAQLIAALAAANNLGNDPTGSSFAFLSSFQGDLLREGLRFQIGWGHVWNRFAGPLSCHSQPNQCAFTPLLPPAWWDGLWQSPLPRDIKRLAEYGIELSGFGTIDENHLRSFCSSRKVVVKTIPFLL